TTCACGGTGTAATCTTCCCATACTTGGCGAGCACGATCGTCGTTTATGAATCCGCTGTTTGAATATATAGTGCCCCAAGCGTTGTGGAAATCGTGATCTAGAGGGGCTTCCGCCGAGCGATGCCCATTCGAGGTCGATTTCACGGTAACAGTCATCATTGCAAATAGATGGCAGAAGTTACGTCCATCCAACgaacagagagagagaaactgAGAAAGAAAGTCTGGAGGAAAACATGCCCACCGCCCTCGCTTTTTCGTTCCTCAATTCATACCGAAAGTGGAGCCCAGGAACAAGATACGTATAGGTTTTGCTTGACTCCTCGCAAGTTTAGCTACGCCACAACAAGGAAGCAATTCTGAACGTATTCCATGATTCGCTGGGTCTTTCCCACTTCCCCATTGTGGTCCCTTTATGGAGTACTATTTGGAGGCTACATCTTTTGTTCCAAGTATATAAGGTTTTCCCTAGTCCATAACTAGGAATGACCTCATTTTCTGCTAATTCGAACAGTCTCCACCGAGATCTGCAGGCCAGTCCGATACGGAGTATTTCCCAAGGTTGTCGTTCGTCATTGCGGTCAAGAACTAGTGTACAAACAGTCCTCGTTCCCCGCAAAGAAATTCATCACTTCGATTAACATTGTGAACTTGGTGAAAGATGGCCCCAAGCCTGGTGGACTCGAGTAGGCTTTCTATCGAGGGGATAGGCCGCCAAATTATTCCATCTCCCACGAAGTCCATTGACTGGTTTAAAGATGCCATTCAACTGGACCTGTGCCAGTCCTGGTCCAATTGGCGAGAGACTTTGGCGTCTAGGTCCATCAAGGAATCGACTCTTTTGAAAGCAGCTTGGATTCTTACCCTTCGTTGCTTCCAGCCAGAGGAAGTGATAAGCATAAGCTACGATGAAGGAAACGTTCCACAACCTAATCCCCCAATTGCTTACACCGTGCGGGTGGAGCCTGACTGGGATGTACGGTCACTTCTTCAAACTTTAGAGATGAACAAAGGTCACGAAGTGACCAGTTTTGGAGCGAAGCCCTCTCCCTCCCGCCATGTCTGCACCGCAGCACTCAGATATATAACCAAGTTCCATAAACTCTTGACACCACTGACCTCTCTTAATGGAAATGTAGAGGTAAGTTCCACCAGCTTAACATGCAATTAGTTTTCATCTTCTGATCTTGTCTCATCATCCAGCTTGTTGTCATTGGGCGTGATAACCGGTTGAGCGCGAGCATCAAGAGGGCAGAAAATGTCTCCAATTCTTTGGATGAGAGCATGCTGTGGACTTTTCAACACGTGCTCCGGCAAATTACGGTCTCCCCCGCGAGTTTAAAGCTCGAAGCGATTGACTACTGCTCAGAGTCCCAcagaaaaataattaagaGCCTTACCCACACCAAATCAGCCTCTAACCCCAACTGTCTGCATGAGTTAATCTTGGAAAATTGTCAGCGGCATCCAAAGAGGCTGGCAGTTCGTTCATTTGATGGCGACTTAACCTATGAAGAATTGGATAATCTTTCCTTCCGGCTAGCACATCATCTCACCCGGTTGGGCGTACGGCCCGAAACCTTTGTCTTGAGTAGCTTCCAGAAATCAACGTGGGCAATCGTAGCTCGACTGGCCATCCTGCGTGCAGGAGGAGCGTATATCTCGATCCACTCAAGCAATCCACCAGCCTATCTCGACTCCGTAATACAGCGCACCAACGCCAAGATCATGTTGAGTGATCCATTCTTCGCAGATCAATTCCATAATACAATCGACACCGTCATCGTGGTCACCCTTGAATGGCTACAAACGCTTCCTTGCCAAATTCACTTTGCCCTATTGCCAGTGGTTCAGCCATCCAACGCCTGTACGGTTTTGTTCACCTCTGGAAGCACCGGTAGGCCCAAGGCCATTGTACAAGAGCACAGGTCCTACGCATCTGCTATTAGAGACTATGCCGAGAACCTTGGCCTGAATAAAGGCACCAGGTTCTTGAGTTTCGATGATTACGCATTCGACATCAGCAATTTGGAATTTTTGGTTCCTCTGATTCTAGGGGGTTGCTGCTGCGTGCCTGGGCCGATGAAGACTGTTCAGGATCTCGCCGACAACATTCAAATGCTCGACGCCAATATTGCCTTCCTCACACCTACGGTGGCCATTAAAGCAAATCCAGAAGCAATGAGAAATCTCAAGATCTTATGTATCGGCGGGGAGCCCCTTTCGAGAGACCTGCTGAACAACTGGGCTGGAAGCTCGACAATGTTGATCAACCAATTTGGCATGGGCGAAGCAGCAGTCTGCTGTGCCTACAACGACAATGTACATGATCCTGGTAGCTCACCCGCTACGATCGGACGGCCATCCAGTGGTGCAATTTGGATTGTTGACCCAAACTGCCCGGCGAAGCTCATGCCACTTGGCGCGGTCGGTGAGATTGTAATTGAAGGGCCTCATCTTTCAAGGGGTTATCTTGACCAGAATCATCAAGCATCCGATCGTACGAAGCCAGCTGGCTTTATGGAAGATCTCCCGCCCTGGCTAAATGAGCTTCACCCCAACCGCCAAATCACCCGCTTATATCGATCAGGAGACCTGGCACGATGGACTCACGATGGACGGATTGAGTATATTGGCCGCAAAGACACTATCGTAAAGCTTGACGGTTGTCGGATCGACGTGGTTGAGGTCGAGCACCTTGCAAGGAAATCTCTTACTCCCAAAGATGCCATTGTGGTAGACCTTCTCGGCGTCATTGATGGCAAAGAAGATCCTTGCCTGGCTGCGTTCTTGTACCTCAGCGGACACCCAGAGAATTCCGAAACGGCAGAAATCTCTTTGAAAGATGCAAGTCAAGATCCAGCTGCCCTTCAAAAGGTCGCCCAAATCAAGGAAGTTCTTGCCATTTCCCTCCCACCTTACATGATTCCGACGTTGTTTTTGCTAGCCACACGCGTCCCACGTACGCCTTCGAAGAAGACCGATCGCAGAATGATCCGACTGCTTTCACAAAATTTTTATGAAAAAGACCGTGAGGCGCGGAGCAGGTTGTCGTCCCATCACCCTGATTCACAGCTTCTTCCCCCATGAATATCTCCCGCTTGATTGCCCGAGAATCAGTGATTTAATATACAGCGGGAAAAAATGCTTTAACCATGCACCTTCAAAACTGGGAAATGTCAATACATGCTGCTCAGGCCAATATTGGTTTTCGGGTCCCTGTTCCAATAATACATTATAATACATTATATTACACTACATTacattatataatctatagacATGAGTTTTTCATTGATACAACACATCTTGCTGTTCCGTAGACTTCGACACAGGAGAGCCCAGGAAAACCAGAGCGATAAGCCCTGCTGTAAAAGACAAGACCCCTAGTACGATCAGAAAACATAATCATCGAACTGATATAGAGGAAAAGCTCACCAAGGCAACATTGCAACTCGAAGTAACCGAAATTGCCCACCACGAACTCCGCCAGAAGAGGACCGGCCAACAGTCCAGTCATCCAGGTCATACTAGTCACAGCTATCGCGCGAGAATACCCTCCCTTAGGACCAAAGATACCAGGCTGGTGTGCTTCGAGCAAGTCGATCGTTTCTATATGAAATGGATCTTAGCCAGATACCTTAGTCAACAACCTCATTTCCAAACTTACCAGTCGCCTGCATCGAGCCCACCCCATTCAGCAAGGACAGAAGACATCCAATCGACGCCATACAACCCACATAGAGACTCTTTTCCCAACCTTGCACCCCCATCCCCGGAAACAACCCACTACCAGGCACCCCCAACAGTACGACAAAAGGCAACAACCCGAAAAGTCCCACTGCCGTCGGAGCACGCGACCCGATCCTATCTTTCATCCAACCCACCGGAGCAGCCAGCAGCATCCCAGGCCCCTGGATCAACGCCAGCAAAACACCAACATGTAAAGCCCCCCATCCAAACACGGCTCGCACGTGCACAGCCAGCGTACTTTCAAAGCAACCAACCAGTACAGCATAAACGAAGGCGCAGAAAACCCCGGCCGAGAAACGTGGTACGCGGAATAGACGGACGTGGAAGCGCCATCCGCGCACCTCTGAACCGGACCCTTCGCCGTCTTCTTCTAATCGGGGTGGTTGATTCTGCAATAGAGGGTCTTGCTCCCCGTCCTCGTTCTCGTCCTCATTTCCTTGGTGGGGTTTGACCCGCTTCTCGATCATGATGAGACGCATAATGATATCCAGCAGGAGAAAAGCAGCCGCGCCGGTCCACGCACACCAGTAACCACCCAGTTCGAATAATAGTCCTGCAAGCACAGGTCCCGTGGTGGTTCCTGTGGCTGTGAGGGTAGTCGTTAACCCGGAGATCTTGCCCATGTGCTCGCTTCCGAGGTTCTCGGCCATGGTTGACATGCCTACAATCCATAATGCATTGCTGGTGATGCATTGGAAGAAGCGACCGATAAATAGCCATACCACTGTATTTCCTCGTCAATCCAGTTTAAAAACGTAGGAATCAATAAACCTCCAAAGGATGagatatacatacattgGGACGCGAGTGATAAACAAGCCGTACTGACCAAGGCCAGTACAAGGAGGATCAGTAAGAGGGTCTTTTTACTAGAAACTGCGTCGGCGAATGCGCCGATAAATGGACTTGACACGACGGATACGAATGCTCCCTCCGCGAGGAAAATAGACGTGTATCTTTGTGTCAGTGATGGCAGGAGGCCGATTCGATGCTCGAGCACCGTCGGGAGCAATGGTATCATGAAGGCGAAGAGAAGCTCATCTGAACGTCGTGAGAATTAGGTGACATTGGATATGTTGAAATGTCTCCGTTCGCAGTTGGCACTTACCGGTGAACATTGCTAGACTCATTGTACAGGTGATGAAGGTGTTGGATGATCGCCAGGCATGGCCCCATGGCGCTTTATGTTGCTCTTCGACATGAGTTCGAAACATTACTTGAACATGAGGCTCGCGCGCTGGGAGTCTTGTAGACGTTGATTTAATGGAGGAAACCAATTGAAAGGGCGGCGCGAAGTAGTCAGTTCGATCCTACGGGGGTTGGGGGGTTCCAGGgtgtttttgttgttttccgCGTGAGGGAGAAAACCTGTTCTTCGGCCACGGGCAGCAAATGGATCGTCCATGAGCTACCaaaatgtacatacatcatacCTATTTATAGACGTCCTTATTGAGGCGCTAACCAATACTTATTATGAGACTACAGCCTTTTCTCTCGTATAATTGGATTTTCAAGATATTTTGATTGAGATAAAATATGTTCAGACATGGAAAAAACCCATCATGTCAAATAAAATCATATACACGTTCCATCGTgaaacgagaaagaaaatctaaaaaaaaaactcaaACCAGCCAGCAATCGTTAACCGAGATCCCATAAACCAGCCCAGCCCATGAAAGACCCTTagacaagaacaaaaacaagaacaagccGAACCTAAGTAATGTACCGGAAACCCTTGCTCCTAGCCAGGGTCTCATCCGATTCGGGCTCAGTGGTGGCATTAGTCTCGGCTTCTTCGAGCTCCTTGTTCAAGTTCTTGAGCATCATGCGGAATCCGTAGCAGCCGACAATGGTGATGCCGAACATGGCTGTCACGATGCCGTAGCTCTTCCGGTATCCGTTTTCAGAGAGATCCCAGACGTAGGAACCGGCGACGTTGCCGAGTTGACTGAATGCGTTGATCATGGCGATTGCGACGGCACGCTTGGCGGGGGGTCGGGGGAAGGATGTACTGATCCAGGAGTAGAAGACGATGAATCTGTAAAGTTTTGTGCGGTTAGTATGGGTGTGATGGATCATATGGAGTAGGTATAAAGGGAAAGCTTACCCAGCGTAGGAAGCggcttggaggaagagagcgacGTAGCGAGCTGCGACGTTCAGGGTGCACATGCTGATGATGAATCCGACCAGGCCGACGATAATAGGGCCGACAATGTGCCAGAACTAGAGGAGTCGGTTAGATGGGCAATTTATGATCGTGGGACTGTCGTGAGGCAAGACGTACCTTCTCCTGGTACCGATCGGAGCTCCAGGCAACCGCCAGAGAGAACAAACAGGAGAACACCCATGGGGGAGCGCTCATAAGCAGAGTGGGCACATAGCCGAATCCGAGGGTTCCAGTAAGGGTAGGCTAAGATTCTCGAGTTAGACTGGGCACACAAAAAAGTGAGCAGACAGGGCGAACTTACGAAGAAGGCGTTGAACGAGAGGCCGACCACGTAGGCAGTAAAGGTGATCATCATGACATAgatcttgatatccttgacgGCCATGAACAAGCCATCCCACGGCCCTTGGTCCTCAGAGTCAACATCAGCCTCGCCGACATCCTCGGCCATTCGTAGCTGAGCCAGGTCAAGCTCGTCCTTGGTGAAACCGCGTGTATTGTGCGGCAAATCAGGAAGAATGACTGCTGCACAGAGGGCAATAAACATTGTGGCGGCACCCTCGACTGGAAATGTGTCAGTCATCAGTGTGATATCGGGGAGAGTCAAGGGAGCTTACTCCAGAAGAGCCAACGCCAGGCAGCGTGACCAAGAACGCCCTGCATGTTGGAAAGGACACCAGCTCCAACGAGTGCCGAGAATGCATTGGAAATAAGATTTCCACAGAAAAGGATAGCATTTCTCGTTGTGAGCTCACGACGAGTGTACCATTTCGACAGGATCATGAGAGCTCCCGGTAGGAAAGCAGCCTCAACAAAACCCAGGAAGAAACGGATGCAGACCATTCCCGCAAAGTTGGTGGCGACGCCCGACAAGGTCGAGATAAGACCCCACAGAAGCATAACGGCTCCGATGTAGAGAGAGGGCCGCGGGATTctgttgatgaagatgttggaAGGGATCTGCATCAAAATATAACCGACATAAAGAATACTCAAGCAGGTCGCGTATTGGCTGTAATCCAGTCCCAGGTCATCCTGAAGCCCCTTAAGACGAGCAGCGGCCATGTTGTTCCGATCCAGGTAGTTCATGATGTAGATAATAACGAAGAAGCCGCAGCGAGCATCGAGTTTGCGCTTCAGGCTCTTCTCTATCCGCGCGCGCGTTGCCGGGTCGGCCAGCGCCGGGTTCGCTGTGGTGACTACGGGCCTTTCTTCAAGGTGGGCGGCATCAGAGCCGGACTTCGAGATGTCCGCCATAGCTGATGGTAGTTGGGGGTTGTCGGTTCCTCAAGTCGTCTCTGAGAACAAAAAGACCCCGTGGGGTATGGGAGATGAGAAGtatttgacttttttttcaaCTAAATCATGCCCAGCACATTAGGAGCTTTCGGCTTGCCGGTTTTAGGACACTACTCCGAAATGCAGCAGGAAGAGGCGGAAGGGAAGGATAGAAGAAGGGGGtaggaaggaggagaagcaagGTAAAGAAGtaaggaggaggaaagggaggagagaggagaaTGTCGTCGAAGGTTGCATCCAGACTTGGGATCAGGGACCTTTTTGTgtatggaagaaaagaaaaaaaactATGACGACCGGCGGAACCGCACCCGTTGGGCTTCCCGACATGGGAATATGTCGGGATGGGATTTAGGCAAATGGGGACCGAGTCAATTAGGTATGGTTGAGACCAATGGGGAAGGCCAAGGCGGGGAAAAAGACTGGGGAAGACCCAAGCAAACAGATAGAAGTCTGGAGACCGGGGAAAAGCCTTCGTGGAATCAGGAAGCAGAAACGAACCTAGCGAGTGTCATTGTGGAGTGATTCCAGCGTGggggtttttttcttctctcgtGACAAAAATCTTCGTGGGGGGAAGTTTCGGTCCTTCCGTGGGGGTTTCCTTCTGTCGCGGGATATCACTTTCGGCAGTTTACTTGCCTTCCCGAATGACAATAAATCTAGGAGTCGAATAGAAACTATCTTCAAGTGTTTCTCTCGGAGTACTTCACGTCGTCCGAGAGATATAATCATCTTACTACTTGAATTTCAATATATCGGCTTAACAAGATTCTAAGCTTTTGCAAAGGAATGTATTACTAACTCATATGACC
This Aspergillus flavus chromosome 1, complete sequence DNA region includes the following protein-coding sequences:
- a CDS encoding AMP dependent ligase; amino-acid sequence: MEYYLEATSFVPISTEICRPVRYGVFPKVVVRHCGQELVYKQSSFPAKKFITSINIVNLVKDGPKPGGLESIKESTLLKAAWILTLRCFQPEEVISISYDEGNVPQPNPPIAYTVRVEPDWDVRSLLQTLEMNKGHEVTSFGAKPSPSRHVCTAALRYITKFHKLLTPLTSLNGNVELVVIGRDNRLSASIKRAENVSNSLDESMLWTFQHVLRQITVSPASLKLEAIDYCSESHRKIIKSLTHTKSASNPNCLHELILENCQRHPKRLAVRSFDGDLTYEELDNLSFRLAHHLTRLGVRPETFVLSSFQKSTWAIVARLAILRAGGAYISIHSSNPPAYLDSVIQRTNAKIMLSDPFFADQFHNTIDTVIVVTLEWLQTLPCQIHFALLPVVQPSNACTVLFTSGSTGRPKAIVQEHRSYASAIRDYAENLGLNKGTRFLSFDDYAFDISNLEFLVPLILGGCCCVPGPMKTVQDLADNIQMLDANIAFLTPTVAIKANPEAMRNLKILCIGGEPLSRDLLNNWAGSSTMLINQFGMGEAAVCCAYNDNVHDPGSSPATIGRPSSGAIWIVDPNCPAKLMPLGAVGEIVIEGPHLSRGYLDQNHQASDRTKPAGFMEDLPPWLNELHPNRQITRLYRSGDLARWTHDGRIEYIGRKDTIVKLDGCRIDVVEVEHLARKSLTPKDAIVVDLLGVIDGKEDPCLAAFLYLSGHPENSETAEISLKDASQDPAALQKVAQIKEVLAISLPPYMIPTLFLLATRVPRTPSKKTDRRMIRLLSQNFYEKDREARSRLSSHHPDSQLLPP
- a CDS encoding major facilitator superfamily domain-containing protein, which produces MFRTHVEEQHKAPWGHAWRSSNTFITCTMSLAMFTDELLFAFMIPLLPTVLEHRIGLLPSLTQRYTSIFLAEGAFVSVVSSPFIGAFADAVSSKKTLLLILLVLALVSTACLSLASQLVWLFIGRFFQCITSNALWIVGMSTMAENLGSEHMGKISGLTTTLTATGTTTGPVLAGLLFELGGYWCAWTGAAAFLLLDIIMRLIMIEKRVKPHQGNEDENEDGEQDPLLQNQPPRLEEDGEGSGSEVRGWRFHVRLFRVPRFSAGVFCAFVYAVLVGCFESTLAVHVRAVFGWGALHVGVLLALIQGPGMLLAAPVGWMKDRIGSRAPTAVGLFGLLPFVVLLGVPGSGLFPGMGVQGWEKSLYVGCMASIGCLLSLLNGVGSMQATETIDLLEAHQPGIFGPKGGYSRAIAVTSMTWMTGLLAGPLLAEFVVGNFGYFELQCCLGVLSFTAGLIALVFLGSPVSKSTEQQDVLYQ
- a CDS encoding major facilitator superfamily domain-containing protein, whose product is MADISKSGSDAAHLEERPVVTTANPALADPATRARIEKSLKRKLDARCGFFVIIYIMNYLDRNNMAAARLKGLQDDLGLDYSQYATCLSILYVGYILMQIPSNIFINRIPRPSLYIGAVMLLWGLISTLSGVATNFAGMVCIRFFLGFVEAAFLPGALMILSKWYTRRELTTRNAILFCGNLISNAFSALVGAGVLSNMQGVLGHAAWRWLFWIEGAATMFIALCAAVILPDLPHNTRGFTKDELDLAQLRMAEDVGEADVDSEDQGPWDGLFMAVKDIKIYVMMITFTAYVVGLSFNAFFPTLTGTLGFGYVPTLLMSAPPWVFSCLFSLAVAWSSDRYQEKFWHIVGPIIVGLVGFIISMCTLNVAARYVALFLQAASYAGFIVFYSWISTSFPRPPAKRAVAIAMINAFSQLGNVAGSYVWDLSENGYRKSYGIVTAMFGITIVGCYGFRMMLKNLNKELEEAETNATTEPESDETLARSKGFRYIT